The following nucleotide sequence is from Candidatus Omnitrophota bacterium.
ACAATATTACAGCGGCTATTATGCCGGCAATAATATACCAGGTTTTATTAGAGAAGGCGCTTATTTGAAGGATTATTTTTGTAATGAGCGGCAGGTCTTTCCCAAGCCCTTCAAAAAGCGGTTTAAGTTTTGGTATGACAAAGTTTATAAGGATAAATATACTGGAAAGCCCAACCAGCATTAATAGTATTGGATACGCTAAAGCTACTCTTATTTTAGTCCTTAGGTTGTCCTCTCTTGTTAGAAAATCGCTTATCTGTTCAAGGGCGAAATCAAGCTTTCCACTTGCCTCCCCTGCTCTTATTAGATTGATAAAAAGAGTTGAAAATATATTGGGGAATTTTGCAAGTGAATCGGAGAAAGTTTTGCCTTCTTTTGTTGCGTTATAGATTTCATGGATTACTTCTCTAAAACGTTGGTTGTCGGCTTGCTCATAAATAATCCTTAAGCTGGAAAGTAACTCAACACGGGCTCTTATCAGGGTAGTTAGCTTCAGGGTAAATTGCAGGATTTCTTTAGAAGAAATTTTCTTGTTGATGATGACTTTCGCTTTTTTTGTTTTTGAAGTTCCTGCATCAGCTGCTGTAGTATGTTCTGAAATTGAAATAGGGAAAAGCCCTTGGGAGGTTAATTTATTTACGGCATCATCCCTGTTTATTGCTTCAATATGTCCATCAACAGTTTGATGCAATCCCTTTTTTGCTTTATAGATAAATTTTGGCATTATTCTATGATTCTACAATTCTTAAGACTTCTTCAGGAGTAGTAACCCCTTGTTTAATTTTTTCAATACCAGCATCAAGCAGGGTTCTAAACCCAAGCTCTTTTGCTTTCTTTTTAATCTGGGCAGCCGATGCTTTATTAATGATTAATTCCTGGATTTCGTTAGTCATCATAAAAATTTCATATATAGCTGTCCTGCCTTTAAACCCAATAAAATTGCAATTTTCACATCCCTTTCCGTGGAATATTTTAATTCCTTTTAAGAAATCAGGCAATGGTCCGGGGTCTTTGAATTCTTCTTTACAGGATGGGCAAATAATTCGTACAAGCCTTTGTGATATGAAAGCATTTACTGATGAAGCTACTAAGTAAGGTTCAATTCCAATGTCCAAAAGCCTTGTTGCCCCGCTTGCAGAATCATTGGTATGCAGGGTTGAGAAAATAAGATGCCCCGTTAAAGAGGTCCTGATTGAAAGCTCAGCTGTTTCAAGGTCTCTTACCTCTCCAACCATCATTATGTCGGGGTCATGCCGCAGGATACTGCGTAATGCGGTTGCGAATGTTAAGCCAATCTCTGGCCTGACTTGAATCTGCATAACTCCCGGAAGCTCGTATTCAATAGGATCTTCAATAGTAATAATTTTTACGGCATCTTTGTTAAGTTTACTAAGGCAGGTGTAGAGCGTTGTAGTCTTTCCGCTTCCCGTAGGCCCAGTTAGAAAAATGATTCCATGCGGTTTTTTCATCAAAATGTCAAATTTATTTTGATCTTCTGGCTCAAGGCCAAGATCGTCCATATTGAATAGTAAATGCACCGGTAGTATTCTTATGACGACATTTTCTCCGTATAGTGAAGGGATAATAGATATTCTTAAATCAACCTGTTTATCTTGGACTTTTACGATTGCCCGGCCGTCTTGGGGAAGCCTTTTTTCTACTACATTTAAGTTTGAAAGTATCTTTATGCGTGAGACTACCGCTGTCTGTAAGTATTTTAGTTGTTCCGGTATGCGCATATCGTAAAGAACGCCGTCAATGCGGTATCTAACTCTTACTTTATCGCGGAAAGGCTCAATATGAATGTCGCTTGCGCGGGCTGAGATTGATTCAGATAATATTTGGTTTACAAGTTTAATTACTGAAGCGTCCTGTGCGGTTTTTTCGAGTTCTTCAACAGCTTCTTCTTTTGCTTGTGCGGTTTTTTGCTCTTGCATTGCGCTCTTGTCTTGAGTCAAGATTTCTTCAATAGTCTCAGCACCCAATCCATAATAGCGCCTTATTGAATCAAGGATTTCTTTTTCTGAAACAAGGACTCTTTCTATGTCAAAGCCAAGATGAAGTTTTAAATCTTCCATTGGCCAGACTGCCAAAGGATCAGAAATTGCTATAGTTAGAAGATTATTTTTTAATTTAAGCGGCATAAATTTGTAATGCCAAACGAATTTAACGGGAACGGCTTTTATTACTTCAGGAGGAACTTTGGTATCTTTTAATGTTGGATAAAAGATTAGCCCAAGTTGTTCTGCGAGTGCTTCTAATAATTGAGACTGGCTTATGTAGCTTAAACGGATAAGCGTTTTTCCAATAATTTCTCCGCTACGCTTGCTTTCTTTAAGCGCTGAGTCAAGCTGTTCTTTTGTAATTAATCCTTTTTGGACTAAGATTTCTCCTATCTTCATTTTTCTTTCCTCGCATCTTCGATGGAGCCAATCATATAAAATTTATCATCTGGGACTGTGTCTACCCTTCCCGAGATTATCTGTTCACACCCGTTAATTGCTTCTTCCAGGGTAACATAAACTCCTTTTTGGCCGGTGTATAATTCTCCTGTAAAAAACGGCTGAGTAAGGAAATTTTGAAGCTTCCCGGCACGGTCAAAAATAATACGTTCGTTCTTTGATAATTCTTCTTTGCCGATGATTGAAACAATCCTTTGCAGGTCCTGGTATTTTTGGAAATGCCGCATTATTTCTTGAGCAAGTTCAAAGTGCCTTTTTCCTACAACAGCAGGATCAATAAAACCGCTTGATGACTGCAATGGGTCAATTGCCGGATAAAGCCCGCGTTGGACATAATCTCTTGAAAGAACAACAGTTGAACCTAAGTGGGAGAAGATTGCTACAACAGCAGGGTCAGTAAGGTCATCTGCCGGTACATAGATTGCTTCAACAGAAGTAATGGAAGCGCCTCCTGCTTGAGATCTGATTCTTTCATGGAATTCACTGATTTCGCTGGTTAGCGTTGGTTGATAGCCTGTTTCTGAGGGAATTCTTCCTAAGAGCGCTGAAAGCTCAGCTCCTGCCTGTGCGAAACGAAAGACATTATCAATAAAAAACAAAACTTCATTTCCTTTTTCAAGATAGTGTTCTGCTATGGCAACTCCGGTATGCGCTGCTTCAAAACGAGCGCCGGGAGATTCATCCATCTGGCCAAAAACCATTATTGAACGCCTAAGAAGTTCTGTCCTTTCAAATTCATAATAAAGCTCGTTACCTTCCCTGATACGTTCTCCAACTCCGCTAAAAACGCAGGTTCCTTCGCGTTTGGTGATAACATTATGGATAATTTCAAGAATCAGGATTGTTTTGCCAAGGCCGGCACCTCCTAAGATCCCGGTTTTAGAACCTTTGACAAGAGGAGTTAGCAAGTCAATAGCTTTAATGCCGGTTTCCATGATTTCAAATTCCAGTTTGCTGTTTTCGTCAATCTCGATGTTTCTTTTTGAATCTTTAAAGTTATGAGTTGCGATAAAGTCTTTGCATTCAAGAGGCCCTTTCCTGTCTATTGGCTGGCCTAAGACATTTAAAACTCTCCCATAAAGGCTGTCTCCAACAGGGACAGTTAGGTTTTTACCCGAAGCAATACCCGCGGAGTTTCTTTTGATGCCATAAGTAGGATTAAGCGCAATACATCTGCAGATATTCCCTTGCCTGTGTTCTACTACCTCTAAAACAATTTCTTTATCATCAAAAGTTTTTGTTTTAATTACTTCGTAAATTGCAGGAAGAGATTCTTTATCAAATTGTACGTCTACAACTGAACCGGAAACCGAGATTATTTTCCCTTTTTTTTCGCTCATTCTGCCTTTTGCCTTCCAAGTAGAATTTTGGAGGCGGAAATCTCTCTGATAATCTTATCTTTTAATGCGTGAATCTGGCGAAAATATTCTAAAGAAAGCTTATGCGTTAAAAAGTTTAATTCCTGAGTACTGCCTTCAAGATGCATGATTCTTGCGGCAAATTCCGATTGTTTTGCCGACCAGAAAATATCCTGTAGCTTGTATCCGCTCCATAAATCAATTACAGCTTCCAATACCCATCTATTATCAGGCTCAATTAAGACTTCATCAAGAAATATTTTTGAAAACTGCGCTTTCAGTGCTACATCGTCATTATTTAAATGTACTTCGGGAGTCCAGGGCAGGAATTTCATGGCTGTTACTCTTTGTAGCGTCAAGCTGACGAATTCCGGATAGACAATAATAATTCTGCCAATGTTTTTCCGATAACCATTTAATAGGTAATCTCTAACCTTAGTAACTTCTTCATATCTGACCTGATCAGTTACTCCGGGGAAGAATATAAATTTTTGATTTAAGTCTTCTAGGTATCTGGCGCCTCTTTCCCCAAGCACAACTATCTCATCATTCGGAGAATGTTTTTGATCCATTGTTTTATTGATAAGTAAGGTATTAAGCCCTCCTAAAAATCCTTCATCACTTGTAACTACCACGATTGTGCTTTTTAACTCTTTTCGTTCAAGCAGATACGGGTGCTTTACTTTCTTTTCCAGAAGAATTTTTATGCAAAGATTTATTTCTTTGGAGAATGTTTCATTAAATTTTTCTTTTTGCTGAAGCGTCCGGAATTGTATAGTTGCGGCAGTCTTTAAGACATCAATAATGTCGCCTAGCGTGCGTGAAACTTCAAAATCTTGCCTTAATTGTACTAAAGGTCTCATTTATTTTTTTTAAGTGTTTTTATTTAACAATTCCGTTTTTACAGCTTTAAAGAAATCGGCGATCTTTTTATCCAGCTCCATTTTTATTTCAGGGGTAAGCTGTTTTTTATCTTTAATTTGTTTAATAAGTTCCGGACTTTCTTTGTATAAATATGGACAGAAGCCTTCTATATACTTTTTCAAGAACTCAACAGGAACTGCTTCTAGGATTTTTCTTTTAAAAGCGTAAAAAAGCACAATCTCTTCTTCTAACGGGATAGGATTGTTATTAGACTGCATTAATATCTGCCGCAGGGTTTCTCCGCGTTGTAGTTTCTCCGAAGCTTCTTTAGAAAGCCGGGTTCTAAGTTTTGTTAAGCGCAGCATTTCTCTGTATTGGGTATACTCAAGCCTAAGCCCGCTTCCAAGCTCTTTAATCGCTGGATACTGGACTTTGCTTCCAATACGGGAAACTGAAAGCCCGACGTCAATTGCGGGCTTAAATCCTTCCCGGAATAGCGGGGTGCTGATATAAATTTGGCCATCAGTAATTGAGATAAGATTAGTCTGAATGTACCCGGTAATATCTCCTTGTAATGTTTCAGCAATAGGCAGGAATGTCATTGAGCCGCCACCTAATTCTTTTCTCAGCTTGGCCGCTCGTTCAAGAAGCTGGGAATGCAGATAGAAAATATCTCCCGGGTAAGCTTCTCTTCCGGGTGAGCGCTCAAGGAGTAATGACATTTGCCGATAGATCCATGCATGTTTTGTTAGATCATCAAATACAACGAGTACACTTTTTCCCGCATACATAAAGTATTCTCCCAAGGCGGATGCAACGTATGGGGCAAGGTATTGTTCGGCTGCAGGAGTGTCTGCGGAAGCAGAAACGACAATCGTATATTTTAAAGCGTCTTTATCCAAGAGAGAGTAAATAACTTTTTTTAACGCTGTCTCCGGACCGCCTATCCAGCAATAAATACAAATAACATCTTTATCTTTCTGGTTGATGATAGAGTCTATCCCAATGCTTGATTTACCGCTTTGTCTATCCCCGATAATAAGCTCTCTTTGGCCTTTTCCAACAGGGATGATGAAATCAACAATTTTAACTCCGGTAAGCATAGATTCGGTAACCGGTTCTCTTTCCATTACTCCGGGAGCTTGCCTAAAAACAGGGTAAAAATCGCTTGCTGCAATTTCACCTTTATTATCTATCGGTTCGCAAAGGCTGTTAACAATCCTTCCGATAAACTTTTCTCCAACAGGGACATTAATGATCTCGGCAAGCGAGCTAACAATTTCTCCTACTGAAACTTTGTTTTCTTGCCCAAAAATAATTACATTAACATCTTCTTGGGTAAAGCCGATAACCATTCCTTTGATGCCTTGGGGGAATTGAATTAATTGACCGTAGACGCAGGAGGGTAAACCATCAATCTTTATGATGCCGTTTTTTACTTCTTTGACTGTTCCTACCTCTTTTATGTCTAATGTTGGTATGTTTATACTCATAATTAGAGGTTTAACAGCCTTTTAGGTATGGTATTGTTTTTTGTAATTTGTTCTTAAGGCTGCCATCAATAATGAATTCGCCTATCTGGATGATAATCCCTGCAATCAAATCAGGATTTATACTTTCTTCCATGGTAATGTCCTGGCCTAATTTAATTGAGAGGGTATTTTTTAAACGCGATATTTCCTTTTCGTTTAATTTAAAACATGAAACGATTTTAATTTTATTTGATTTTACGGTTATTCTTGTTTTGTCAAGGTTTTCTACTTCTTGGATAAGTTCATCAATTAGCTGATATTGCAATTGCTCATTATTTTTTCCGGTAAAAGCAAGCTTTAACATTTCCATTGAAAGCTCTAAGGCCTTGTTCTTTACGTCGGAAGCTATATTTTTGCGGATTCGTTCTATCTCATCATTCCCTTGAGTAAGTAACTTTTGTTTTTCAAGCTTTGCATCTTCTTCTGCTTTCTGGCGCAAAGAATCACAAAGCAACCTTGCTTCATCAACGATTTTTTTGGAATCAGCCCTTGCTTTATCAAATTCCGCTAATTTTAATTTTCTTGCTTCTTCAAGTTCTTTTTTTACTTGAGCTTCTCTTGCCGATAGCTCAGCCTGTAGTTCTTTAAGCCGGGTTTCCGCGTAGCCAAGATGTTTTTTATAGAGGATCCTAAGTAAGAATAGCAATCCGAAAACAGCAGCTACTTGCAGGATAATTAATTGGATAATCATAGTTATTTAAATAGGTTAAAAACAACCAAAAGTGCAATAATAGCAATTGCTTCAGCAAAAATAAACGCGATAATCATTGAGATGAGGATTTTTGGGGCTGCTGAGGGGTTTCTCCCTACAGCTTTTACTGCAGCATAACCGATAATGCCAATTACAGCCGCGGGCCCAAGTGTGCTTAAAAACATGATTAAGGCAATCGTGAAATTACGCATATTCCTCCACAAGTATTGTTAAATCGTTTCTTGACATTTTAGCAACGCCATATTTTATCATTATACGATTTTCTTTAAGAGGATCTAGTCTTAGCGTAACAAACCCGCTTCTTAGACGGCATAAAAAAGGCTGATGGAAATCTAAAACTGTAAGCTCTCCGTCTTCTCCGGGCAAGACAGCTTCTTTTATATTTCCCTCAAAAATGATTTTTCTTGTATCCATTAACGAAACATTCATTTTTTATATTATAATATTGTTTGTTGGGCGAGTAAAGATAAATTTATAAATCTATTAATGCCAGAGGGTAGCAGATAAATAGTCTTTCCAGGTAGAATTGAATTCTTCTAAAGATTTAAAGCCATAGGTTTTCTTGAATGCGCTAAACCAGTCTTGGTTAATCCCTAATTCTCTTAGCGCCCGGCAGCAATCGCCAAATTTATCTTTTCCGTATACTTTGATGAGAAAGTCTATAATGCTAGTTGATTCGGCATAAAAAATATCCGGCATTAAAACTCCTCCGCGGGACATTTTCCCAAGGTCTTCCAAAGGCAAAAATCCGGTTTTGTTGATAAGCCATTTTGCGACAAGAAGCCTGTCTGGTCTATTTTTCTTTTCTAAAAAACAGGCAACTCCCTCGTCGAGCCAAAGGGGTATTTTCTTTTTGTATCCGACAAATTCACGGAAAATGATATGGCCTAATTCGTGAGGCAGGATTGTATCAAGGAAATCTTGCATATTCATATAGGAATAAATTTCACGTTTCGTTGCGTGCACTCCACCGGTGGACCATTCCGGGTAATTCGTTTCATTTTGATAGGTTTCCTTATCTTTGTATAAATAAATCTTAGCGCGGCTATCCCAAGTCCAAAATTTACTGTAACGGATGAACCCTAGTTCTTCAGCGATATTTTTATAATAGTTTTCGGCGTGGTCAAGAATTTCATTAACATATGTTAATGAAGCATTCTGAAAGTATAAAACAAAATGTTCGCTTTTTTTGGTTTCCCAAAAAGAGGTTTTGATTTCAGCCTGGCAGGTGGAGTAAGAGATGAGAAAAATTATAGTCATTGCGAGAAGTGAGCGAAGCGAACGACGAAGTAATCTAAGACTATAATCTATGGATTTCACTTTTGGTTGGCTAAAAGAGAATTTATGATTTTGGTTCTTCTTTTGGCTTCTCTTCTTCGTTTAATATCTTATCAATATCTTTCGCTTCAAATTCCTTCTCTCCCTCTTCTTCTTTCTCGAGGGGCTCTCCAGGAGTTTCCTCTCCTTCTTTGGCAGGTTTAAAGAAAGTATCTTCTTCTTTAATGGTTTTGATTTGTTTCTGCCAGATCATGTAGAAGCTCCCTCCTAGGATGCCTAAGAATAAAACAATAATAATAATAATTTTCCAAACTGTAGATGAAGGAAAGAGCTTAACTTGATTCATGAAGCTGCGCGCTAAGACTAAGTCGGATTTTACCGAATCAAGGATTTTTAAGTTTTCTCTAAAGTCTGAGATATGGCGTTCAGGATTAGCTGGAGAGCTTAGTTGGTTTTCCTGGACTTGGTTTAATTTTGATTCAATGTTGTTTTTTAGGAAAGAGATTCTATCGGAAAATTCAGTATTTTTTAGTAAATCATAAAGTTTGTTAATTTCTGTCTTTAGAGGGGTAATTTCAGTTTCGGGAATAGTCCAGATGTCGCGGATTTCAATATCCCTTTCAACAATTTCTCCCGGTTTTAATTCATATTCACCATAGATGTAGTAGGAGCCTTGTTGAGTGTCGTAGGCAATCTCAAGGTCTCCTTTATCAACTACGTTCTCAGGCTTAGCTTCTTTGGGCAGGTATGCTTTTACAGGGACTCTTTGGACTTGTTCTTTGGATGGGTTAACAGCGATTACCTTTAAAACGATGTTGGCATAAGCTTGGGTAGAAAGTGAAATAAAAAGGCATAAAAAAACTCCTACCATATAAAATTTAAATCTTCTCATTTTGCTCCTCTTTATTTATACTCATACCAAGTCTGCGTGACTGGTTTATTGGCAATATTATCCACCATTTTCTTATTTAATTCAAGCGTTGCTTTTAATTCTTGAGACTTATTCTTTAAATAATCAATATCATTCTTTTTCTCAGCAGTGACCTGATATAGTTTTTCTAGATTAACTCCTGCATCTCCGGAAATCTGCTTGATTTCTTTTGATACGCTCTTTAACTGGCTGTAAATTGAGTCTAACACGTTAGCAGATGCAGCTGCATCTTTAACATCTTTTACTAGGCTCTTGCCTAATTGTGAGAGCGCTGTTTCAATTAAGGAGAACTGAGTTTTTAAGTTGTCTGCAACATCTCTTAAGGTTGAGATGCTTGAAGTAGCCCCCATGACCGATGCAACGTTTCCGGCTATTTGTTCAAGGTCAGCTTTGATTACTGAGATGATCATAGCATCCACCGTTCCGTAAGTAGCCTCAGAGCAAACTATTGTAAAGTCTCCTTTGCCCCATCCACCATCGAATAAGACAGGGAACTCGTATATAGCTACTTCAGAAGTAGAACTGCTAGTTATCGGTTTCATATTTCCGGTTAAAACTAATTTGTTTTCTGCATCATAGACTTGAATAGTTGGCTGAACGCCGGTATATGAACGGAAGCGGATAACCAAATCTTTTGTTGAACGAATAGTGTTATCTCTATTAAGAATTTCAGATTTTTTAATTGTAGTTACTTCTTTTTGAATCGTTTGTACTGCTGGAACGATTGTGCTCGTAGTCGTAGATAATATCTGTGAAGTATCACTCTTGACAGAGGCAACTTGAGTATCTATTTTATCTTCAATTGACTTCTTAGCTTTACCTACTTTATCCGCAATGTCATCAACCTTTGTTTCAATTGTTGTTGCTGACTGTTGTAAGCTTGTTAGTTGTGAAGTTTGCTGTGCTTGTTCAACAGCCTGTGAAATATCTATTGAGGCTCCTGAAGTATATTGTCCTGCACTGTAGTTAATAATTGCTTTTACGAAATAATGTTTTCCTGTGGCTAAACCGGTAGCTTGCCAATTAAACCAGAATATGCCTTTATTGTCACGATAATATAAGCTTCCCATTCCAGGTTCAGTAGTAGATAATGTTTTTACTAAGGTTCCATTATCATAGATTTCCAAGGTAGCTGATTTGAGGTCGTTTAAAATTTGTTGTTTGATTGTATCACTGTCAGAATCAGATGGCCCCATTAATTTTCCTCTTCTCTCTAACCATGTGGAAGCTCTTAGTGTGTCTGTAGCTGGATTATAGCTGGTTGATAATAAAACGTGCCATTCAACCTGAGCGCTTATTTCATTTTCAAGAAGAACTGTTTGTATTGTATCACCATCAGCGCGCCAATCAGCTGCGCGTGCAATGTAGCCTTTTTTGGACCATCTGGTAATATAATTTCCAGCTGGGTAGTCCCTAGTTTGAGGTGAAGATAAAAGAACAGCGTTAATGTTCGTAATATCAACTAACCATCCGGTTTGGTCTTCTTTTACTCCTAATTCGTCCAAATGTCCATGTGTATCGTAGTCAACAACGTCCCAAGTGATATGGTAATAGTCTGCTTTGAATTCAGGAGATTCAATAAAAACTGTAGGATCATTTGCATTGGTTATTTTAAATCTACAGTGTTCACTCCTTGGTTCCGGAATTGTCATATTGCATTGGCCTGCTGTAGCGCCAGTATTATTGATTGTTACGGTTTTAGTATTATCCCATGAGGTACCATTAAAATATTCAAATATAACCTGTGAGATACTGCCTTTTGTAGTCCAAGTAAACGTCTCTGTTTTTCCTACGATCTTTCTCTTTTGAGCTTCGGTATCTAAGTTAGTGATTACGAAAGCACCTTTAAACCTTATATCATTTGTTGAGCTAGCAGTAATATCGGCCCTTTCGTTGTTATTTTGGTCAATCATTGTTACTTTGATGCGTATTTTGCGGCTAATTAATACATCATTTGGAATCGTCCAAGAGAAACTATTAGTTTGGTTAGGTGCACAGTCAATAGTAGCAATAGGATATGTGATTGCAGGAGTATCTGATTCAAAATATGAAAGGCGTACTTTATTCAAGGATAAGCCTTTTGTTCTCCACTGAATAGGAAGTATTTCTCCAACCTCATATTCTGTTTTTGCTTCTGTTCCTAAAGGAGCAATTAGTTCAAGAGCTGGCTTAGGAAGAATAATTACGCTCTTTAGTTCAGACTTGACCTTTAAGTTTAGAGGGCCATAATTTGATAAGCCGTCCTTAGCTATTAGCTGAATTGGAATTTCTGGTTGGCCTTGTCTGCCTAATAAAGAGAATAAATCAGGTATTCCTGTTCCTCCAGGTCCGGCCCATGTGTATGAACCCATACCAGCCACATTGTCATTAGGTAAACCAAAGGCAATAGAAGTAAATGAGCCGTCCGGCGGGGTCGCTGAAGTATCAACGGTATATTGCAAAGCAATACTGTCAGGGTTGATGTAACCTTCAGTAGTCCATGTTATTGTTGGCTTCTCTCCAACTGCCCAATATACTCCTGTGCCAGAAGGATATGTAAGATTTATAAGCGGAATACCTATTTCAAAGATTTCTTCGTTGCTTGTTTCCCCAAAGGCGTTAGGTTCATCGGATTTCCACTTAACGTTATCAGTTATCAAGATTTTACAATTATTAGATGGAATGGTATTCTTCTGA
It contains:
- the atpD gene encoding F0F1 ATP synthase subunit beta; translated protein: MSEKKGKIISVSGSVVDVQFDKESLPAIYEVIKTKTFDDKEIVLEVVEHRQGNICRCIALNPTYGIKRNSAGIASGKNLTVPVGDSLYGRVLNVLGQPIDRKGPLECKDFIATHNFKDSKRNIEIDENSKLEFEIMETGIKAIDLLTPLVKGSKTGILGGAGLGKTILILEIIHNVITKREGTCVFSGVGERIREGNELYYEFERTELLRRSIMVFGQMDESPGARFEAAHTGVAIAEHYLEKGNEVLFFIDNVFRFAQAGAELSALLGRIPSETGYQPTLTSEISEFHERIRSQAGGASITSVEAIYVPADDLTDPAVVAIFSHLGSTVVLSRDYVQRGLYPAIDPLQSSSGFIDPAVVGKRHFELAQEIMRHFQKYQDLQRIVSIIGKEELSKNERIIFDRAGKLQNFLTQPFFTGELYTGQKGVYVTLEEAINGCEQIISGRVDTVPDDKFYMIGSIEDARKEK
- a CDS encoding F0F1 ATP synthase subunit gamma, producing MRPLVQLRQDFEVSRTLGDIIDVLKTAATIQFRTLQQKEKFNETFSKEINLCIKILLEKKVKHPYLLERKELKSTIVVVTSDEGFLGGLNTLLINKTMDQKHSPNDEIVVLGERGARYLEDLNQKFIFFPGVTDQVRYEEVTKVRDYLLNGYRKNIGRIIIVYPEFVSLTLQRVTAMKFLPWTPEVHLNNDDVALKAQFSKIFLDEVLIEPDNRWVLEAVIDLWSGYKLQDIFWSAKQSEFAARIMHLEGSTQELNFLTHKLSLEYFRQIHALKDKIIREISASKILLGRQKAE
- a CDS encoding F0F1 ATP synthase subunit alpha, giving the protein MSINIPTLDIKEVGTVKEVKNGIIKIDGLPSCVYGQLIQFPQGIKGMVIGFTQEDVNVIIFGQENKVSVGEIVSSLAEIINVPVGEKFIGRIVNSLCEPIDNKGEIAASDFYPVFRQAPGVMEREPVTESMLTGVKIVDFIIPVGKGQRELIIGDRQSGKSSIGIDSIINQKDKDVICIYCWIGGPETALKKVIYSLLDKDALKYTIVVSASADTPAAEQYLAPYVASALGEYFMYAGKSVLVVFDDLTKHAWIYRQMSLLLERSPGREAYPGDIFYLHSQLLERAAKLRKELGGGSMTFLPIAETLQGDITGYIQTNLISITDGQIYISTPLFREGFKPAIDVGLSVSRIGSKVQYPAIKELGSGLRLEYTQYREMLRLTKLRTRLSKEASEKLQRGETLRQILMQSNNNPIPLEEEIVLFYAFKRKILEAVPVEFLKKYIEGFCPYLYKESPELIKQIKDKKQLTPEIKMELDKKIADFFKAVKTELLNKNT
- a CDS encoding peptidase MA family metallohydrolase; its protein translation is MTIIFLISYSTCQAEIKTSFWETKKSEHFVLYFQNASLTYVNEILDHAENYYKNIAEELGFIRYSKFWTWDSRAKIYLYKDKETYQNETNYPEWSTGGVHATKREIYSYMNMQDFLDTILPHELGHIIFREFVGYKKKIPLWLDEGVACFLEKKNRPDRLLVAKWLINKTGFLPLEDLGKMSRGGVLMPDIFYAESTSIIDFLIKVYGKDKFGDCCRALRELGINQDWFSAFKKTYGFKSLEEFNSTWKDYLSATLWH
- a CDS encoding type II secretion system F family protein, translated to MPKFIYKAKKGLHQTVDGHIEAINRDDAVNKLTSQGLFPISISEHTTAADAGTSKTKKAKVIINKKISSKEILQFTLKLTTLIRARVELLSSLRIIYEQADNQRFREVIHEIYNATKEGKTFSDSLAKFPNIFSTLFINLIRAGEASGKLDFALEQISDFLTREDNLRTKIRVALAYPILLMLVGLSSIFILINFVIPKLKPLFEGLGKDLPLITKIILQISAFSNKTWYIIAGIIAAVILYIYFKKGTSTFINILVKIRTKLPIIKRLSRNQDLAYFSRAFGLLIKSGVPALKSLEVSIPTISDPALKDELKKVCKEVASGQTISKSAENYTSLPKFFTKMIAVGEESGTLSDVLDEIYNSYNREIEADIALITSLIEPLMILVMGVILGTIVLAILLPTFQITQMVH
- a CDS encoding F0F1 ATP synthase subunit delta; the encoded protein is MIIQLIILQVAAVFGLLFLLRILYKKHLGYAETRLKELQAELSAREAQVKKELEEARKLKLAEFDKARADSKKIVDEARLLCDSLRQKAEEDAKLEKQKLLTQGNDEIERIRKNIASDVKNKALELSMEMLKLAFTGKNNEQLQYQLIDELIQEVENLDKTRITVKSNKIKIVSCFKLNEKEISRLKNTLSIKLGQDITMEESINPDLIAGIIIQIGEFIIDGSLKNKLQKTIPYLKGC
- a CDS encoding GspE/PulE family protein, producing MKIGEILVQKGLITKEQLDSALKESKRSGEIIGKTLIRLSYISQSQLLEALAEQLGLIFYPTLKDTKVPPEVIKAVPVKFVWHYKFMPLKLKNNLLTIAISDPLAVWPMEDLKLHLGFDIERVLVSEKEILDSIRRYYGLGAETIEEILTQDKSAMQEQKTAQAKEEAVEELEKTAQDASVIKLVNQILSESISARASDIHIEPFRDKVRVRYRIDGVLYDMRIPEQLKYLQTAVVSRIKILSNLNVVEKRLPQDGRAIVKVQDKQVDLRISIIPSLYGENVVIRILPVHLLFNMDDLGLEPEDQNKFDILMKKPHGIIFLTGPTGSGKTTTLYTCLSKLNKDAVKIITIEDPIEYELPGVMQIQVRPEIGLTFATALRSILRHDPDIMMVGEVRDLETAELSIRTSLTGHLIFSTLHTNDSASGATRLLDIGIEPYLVASSVNAFISQRLVRIICPSCKEEFKDPGPLPDFLKGIKIFHGKGCENCNFIGFKGRTAIYEIFMMTNEIQELIINKASAAQIKKKAKELGFRTLLDAGIEKIKQGVTTPEEVLRIVES